From one Micromonospora siamensis genomic stretch:
- a CDS encoding 5-bromo-4-chloroindolyl phosphate hydrolysis family protein yields MRHRLAAPVALVAAVAVFAVVFLVTGSLIWSPLLALGSAVGLYLMLDDRTSARVDSDSYADDARGRVEEALRVVRGIERLARDVRRPEARQALEDACRYVPELFDRVKDRSPDSLYSTAAQIGGHLRSLDGVVRQYLDIQRQPVLYHDPQRLQRDGEQAFRRFADFALESVRLVNQGEIAQYTANLDTVAPPSLPDLGR; encoded by the coding sequence GTGAGGCACCGGCTCGCCGCCCCCGTGGCGCTGGTCGCCGCGGTGGCCGTCTTCGCGGTGGTCTTCCTGGTCACCGGCAGCCTGATCTGGTCACCGCTGCTCGCCCTCGGCAGCGCCGTCGGGCTCTACCTGATGCTCGACGACCGCACCTCCGCCCGGGTGGACAGCGACAGCTACGCCGACGACGCGCGTGGCCGGGTGGAGGAGGCGCTTCGGGTGGTGCGCGGCATCGAACGGCTCGCCAGGGATGTCCGTCGCCCCGAGGCCCGCCAGGCGTTGGAGGACGCCTGCCGCTACGTACCGGAGCTGTTCGACCGAGTGAAGGACCGTTCACCGGACAGCCTCTACTCCACCGCCGCCCAGATTGGCGGGCACCTGCGCAGCCTCGACGGGGTGGTCCGGCAGTACCTGGACATCCAGCGCCAGCCGGTGCTCTACCACGACCCGCAGCGGCTGCAACGCGACGGCGAGCAGGCGTTCCGCCGGTTCGCCGACTTCGCCCTGGAGAGCGTCCGGTTGGTCAACCAGGGCGAGATCGCGCAGTACACCGCCAACCTGGACACCGTCGCCCCACCGAGCCTGCCCGACCTGGGCCGATGA
- a CDS encoding toxic anion resistance protein, translating to MSEGLQIDFGTIVGGQADPPTGAADSAITTALATGAEPATFACRDLLTPAQLEQARQAARQLYPTMLANTEALASFGNQALNQVNAQVSRIFREVGRVDIPELTSIMHEINDRMRGFRRKYDPSDPKVRETFTKFSDAIRGLFRKGRDLLEMLFEEARTVEQQLDRVAGQLGDKQRELRRNVVLCDELYKANEAAIGQLVGAIAVMELVRDEALAEARSIQVTPGAPDERDRRERLSVVTEFSQALEVRINEFQQRLFVAWSTSPQVRNIRTLNYGLGQRLALLINLTIPTMKLTIAQWALLQQANQAADMQRAVADGANDVLSAYASASKTAVPQIARVIQTPTVRPETILEVAESIDVQARGIEDAVRHGQQARAEVVGAIVTANRSMSESSERLSRTVVELVSRAKAPMALPAVPQLPAAVLEQAPAVVPQQR from the coding sequence ATGAGTGAGGGACTGCAGATCGACTTCGGCACGATCGTGGGTGGGCAGGCCGACCCGCCGACCGGCGCCGCCGATTCCGCCATCACCACCGCGCTGGCCACCGGCGCCGAGCCGGCCACCTTCGCCTGCCGGGACCTGCTCACCCCGGCGCAGCTGGAGCAGGCGCGGCAGGCCGCCCGACAGCTCTACCCGACCATGCTGGCGAACACCGAGGCGCTGGCAAGCTTCGGCAACCAGGCGCTAAACCAGGTGAACGCCCAGGTCAGCCGGATCTTCCGGGAGGTCGGCCGGGTGGACATCCCCGAGCTGACCAGCATCATGCACGAGATCAACGACCGGATGCGCGGCTTCCGTCGCAAGTACGACCCGAGCGACCCCAAGGTGCGGGAGACCTTCACCAAGTTCTCCGACGCCATCCGGGGCCTGTTCCGCAAGGGCCGCGACCTGCTGGAGATGCTCTTCGAGGAGGCGCGCACCGTCGAGCAGCAGCTCGACCGGGTCGCCGGACAGCTTGGCGACAAGCAGCGCGAGCTGCGCCGCAACGTGGTGCTCTGCGACGAGCTCTACAAGGCGAACGAGGCCGCCATCGGCCAGCTGGTCGGCGCGATCGCGGTGATGGAGCTGGTCCGCGACGAGGCGCTGGCCGAGGCGAGGTCCATCCAGGTCACCCCGGGCGCGCCCGACGAGCGGGACCGCCGGGAGCGGCTGTCGGTGGTCACCGAGTTCAGCCAGGCCCTCGAGGTACGGATCAACGAGTTCCAGCAGCGGCTCTTCGTCGCCTGGTCCACCTCACCGCAGGTACGCAACATCCGCACCCTCAACTACGGGCTCGGCCAGCGGCTGGCGCTGTTGATCAACCTGACCATCCCGACGATGAAGCTGACCATCGCCCAGTGGGCGCTGCTGCAGCAGGCCAACCAGGCCGCCGACATGCAGAGGGCGGTCGCCGACGGCGCCAACGACGTGCTGTCGGCGTACGCGTCGGCCTCGAAGACGGCGGTGCCGCAGATCGCCCGGGTGATTCAGACCCCGACCGTCCGGCCGGAGACCATCCTGGAGGTCGCCGAGTCGATCGACGTCCAGGCTCGGGGCATCGAGGACGCCGTGCGCCACGGCCAGCAGGCGCGGGCCGAGGTCGTCGGCGCGATCGTCACCGCCAACCGGTCCATGTCGGAGTCGTCGGAGCGGCTCAGCCGTACCGTGGTGGAGCTGGTCAGCCGGGCCAAGGCGCCGATGGCGCTGCCAGCCGTACCGCAGTTGCCGGCGGCGGTACTGGAGCAGGCTCCGGCGGTCGTGCCGCAGCAGCGCTGA
- a CDS encoding YccF domain-containing protein, giving the protein MIRFVLNVLWLVFGGGLVLAAGYGLAALICFALVVTIPFGVASLRLAVYSLWPFGRTLVPKPGAGVASGLANILWVVLAGWWLALSHILAGVALCVTIIGIPFGIANFKLVPAAFWPLGREVVATP; this is encoded by the coding sequence ATGATCCGGTTTGTGCTCAACGTACTGTGGCTCGTCTTCGGCGGTGGCCTCGTTCTCGCCGCCGGTTACGGTCTCGCCGCGCTGATCTGTTTCGCCCTGGTCGTCACGATCCCGTTCGGCGTCGCGTCGCTGCGGCTGGCCGTCTACTCCCTGTGGCCCTTTGGCCGCACCCTCGTGCCCAAGCCCGGCGCCGGCGTCGCGTCCGGCCTGGCCAACATCCTGTGGGTGGTGCTCGCCGGCTGGTGGCTGGCTCTGTCCCACATCCTCGCCGGCGTCGCGCTGTGCGTGACGATCATCGGCATCCCGTTCGGGATCGCCAACTTCAAGCTCGTCCCCGCCGCGTTCTGGCCACTCGGCCGCGAGGTCGTCGCCACGCCCTGA
- a CDS encoding hemolysin family protein, with product MGGYGVQVTLVFVLVLVNAVFAGSEMALVSLRESQLQRLERTSRAGRVLARLARDPNRFLATIQIGITLAGFLASAAAAVSLAQPLVGPLGFLGGAAEPVSIVIVTIVLTFVTLVLGELAPKRIAMQRAEGWALLVARPLDALSAFSRPAVWLLSKASDAVVRLTGGDPRARREEVTTEELREMVAAQRNLTPEHRMIISGAFEVAERILREILVPRREVVTLSASLTAPQALRELGASGQTRAPVVGRGGLDDTVGVVHMRDLLDQDGPVAEHAGAALYLPETLRVTEAIREMRAQRQQFALVVDERGSIDGIVTMEDLVEEIVGEIYDETDRDVQSVVREADGALLVPGGFPLHDLTDVGVDLDEGALDAGDYTTVAGLVLAHLGHIPKTSGEVIELPGLTAEVAEVTGRAITRVRLRTTPTAGSGPEVGGDGTAS from the coding sequence GTGGGTGGCTATGGCGTGCAAGTCACGCTGGTGTTCGTGTTGGTGCTGGTGAACGCGGTGTTCGCGGGCAGCGAGATGGCGTTGGTGTCGCTGCGGGAGAGCCAGTTGCAGCGCCTGGAGCGGACCTCGCGGGCTGGGCGGGTGCTGGCGAGGCTCGCCCGGGATCCGAACCGGTTCCTGGCCACGATCCAGATCGGTATCACCCTGGCAGGTTTTCTCGCGTCCGCGGCGGCGGCGGTGTCCCTGGCTCAGCCTCTCGTGGGCCCCTTGGGCTTCCTCGGCGGCGCGGCGGAGCCCGTGTCGATCGTGATCGTCACCATCGTGCTGACCTTCGTCACCCTGGTGCTGGGCGAGCTGGCGCCGAAGCGGATCGCGATGCAGCGCGCCGAAGGCTGGGCGCTGCTGGTCGCCCGCCCCCTCGATGCGTTGTCGGCGTTCTCGCGACCTGCGGTGTGGCTGCTGAGCAAGGCCAGCGACGCGGTCGTGCGCCTGACCGGCGGCGACCCCCGCGCCCGGCGGGAGGAGGTCACCACCGAGGAGTTGCGGGAAATGGTCGCCGCGCAACGCAACCTCACCCCCGAACACCGGATGATCATCTCGGGGGCGTTCGAGGTGGCCGAACGGATCCTGCGGGAGATCCTCGTCCCGCGCCGCGAGGTCGTCACCCTGTCCGCGTCGTTGACCGCGCCGCAGGCGCTGCGCGAGCTCGGGGCGTCGGGGCAGACCCGCGCCCCGGTCGTGGGCCGCGGGGGCCTGGACGACACTGTCGGCGTAGTGCACATGCGGGACCTCCTCGACCAGGACGGCCCGGTCGCCGAGCACGCCGGCGCCGCGTTGTACCTGCCGGAGACGCTGCGGGTGACCGAGGCGATCCGGGAGATGCGCGCCCAGCGGCAGCAGTTCGCCCTCGTGGTGGACGAGCGGGGATCCATCGACGGGATCGTCACGATGGAGGACCTGGTCGAGGAGATCGTCGGAGAGATCTACGACGAGACCGACCGTGACGTGCAGTCCGTCGTGCGCGAGGCCGACGGGGCACTGCTGGTGCCAGGTGGCTTCCCCCTGCACGACCTGACCGACGTGGGCGTCGACCTCGACGAGGGCGCCCTCGATGCCGGCGACTACACCACCGTGGCCGGGCTGGTCCTGGCCCACCTTGGCCACATCCCGAAGACCTCCGGCGAGGTGATCGAACTGCCGGGCCTGACCGCCGAGGTCGCCGAGGTGACCGGCCGGGCCATCACCCGGGTACGCCTGCGTACCACGCCGACGGCCGGCAGCGGGCCCGAGGTCGGCGGGGACGGGACGGCCTCCTGA
- a CDS encoding sporulation protein: MVFKKMLGAFGVGGPSVDTVLSNPNTRPGLMLNGQVNLTGGSHDVEIDHITVGLVTRVEMEGGEQEYDAFVEFHRVGVAGGLHLREGQHLSLPFQVPMPWETPVTDLYGQRLHGMTMGLRTEVSIRGAVDKGDLDPVYVHPLPVQERILEAFGRLGFGFKGADLERGYIAGLRQSLPFYQEIEYYAAPQYAHTVNEVELTFVANEHGVDIVLEFDKRGGLFTGGHDSYGRYHVAHTDADRVDWAAQVDGWVRQALDGYQSLHADHGYAPPVQGHGAAGYPPPPPGYGQPAYGAPGYGHAAYGHPGGHYKEEHHERHGGSGMGAVAAGVVGGAALGFAGGMIADEVFDFGDEESGDDEG, from the coding sequence GTGGTGTTCAAGAAGATGCTGGGCGCGTTCGGGGTGGGCGGCCCCAGCGTCGATACCGTCCTGTCCAATCCGAACACCCGCCCAGGGCTGATGCTGAACGGGCAGGTGAACCTGACCGGCGGCAGCCACGACGTGGAGATCGACCACATCACCGTCGGCCTGGTCACCCGGGTGGAGATGGAGGGCGGGGAGCAGGAGTACGACGCGTTCGTCGAGTTCCACCGCGTCGGCGTCGCGGGCGGCCTGCACCTGCGCGAGGGGCAGCACCTGTCGCTGCCGTTCCAGGTCCCCATGCCGTGGGAGACCCCGGTGACCGACCTGTACGGGCAGCGCCTGCACGGCATGACGATGGGTCTGCGTACCGAGGTGTCCATCCGGGGCGCGGTCGACAAGGGCGACCTCGACCCGGTGTACGTGCACCCCCTGCCCGTGCAGGAGCGCATCCTGGAGGCCTTCGGCCGGCTCGGCTTCGGATTCAAGGGCGCCGACCTGGAGCGCGGTTACATCGCGGGGCTGCGCCAGAGCCTGCCGTTCTACCAGGAGATCGAGTACTACGCCGCGCCGCAGTACGCCCACACCGTCAACGAGGTCGAGCTGACGTTCGTCGCCAACGAGCACGGCGTGGACATCGTGCTGGAGTTCGACAAGCGCGGCGGCCTGTTCACCGGTGGCCACGACTCCTACGGCCGCTACCACGTCGCACACACCGACGCCGACCGCGTCGACTGGGCCGCGCAGGTCGACGGTTGGGTCCGCCAGGCCCTCGACGGCTACCAGAGCCTGCACGCCGACCACGGCTACGCCCCGCCCGTCCAGGGCCACGGCGCTGCCGGCTACCCGCCCCCGCCGCCCGGCTACGGGCAGCCCGCCTACGGCGCCCCCGGCTACGGGCACGCGGCGTACGGCCACCCCGGCGGGCACTACAAGGAGGAGCACCACGAGCGGCATGGCGGCTCCGGGATGGGTGCCGTCGCCGCGGGTGTGGTCGGGGGCGCCGCGCTCGGCTTCGCCGGCGGCATGATCGCCGACGAGGTGTTCGACTTCGGCGACGAGGAGAGCGGCGACGACGAGGGCTGA
- a CDS encoding GlsB/YeaQ/YmgE family stress response membrane protein: protein MHVTGILTAIIIGLVIGALGRLVVPGKQNIPIWLTLVIGVVAAILGTIVAGAMGVADTNGIDWIELLIQVIFAAIGVAIAAGAYGRRRVH from the coding sequence GTGCACGTTACCGGCATCCTCACCGCCATCATCATCGGTCTGGTCATCGGCGCCCTGGGCCGGTTGGTCGTACCGGGCAAGCAGAACATCCCGATCTGGCTCACCCTCGTCATCGGCGTGGTCGCCGCGATCCTCGGCACGATCGTCGCTGGCGCGATGGGCGTCGCCGACACCAATGGCATCGACTGGATCGAGCTGCTGATCCAGGTGATCTTCGCCGCGATCGGCGTCGCGATCGCCGCCGGCGCCTACGGTCGCCGCCGCGTCCACTGA
- a CDS encoding cation diffusion facilitator family transporter: protein MAAEGSTKAVVTALAANLGIAVSKFVAAAVTGSASMLAEGVHSVADSTNQALLLIGGKRARRAPSALHPFGYARERYIYAFLVAIILFTLGGLYALYESYLKITHPHELTSPLVAVVVLLVAMALEGYALRTAVGQANRTRGSRSWIAFVRRSRAPELPVILLEDAGALIGLVLALLGVGLSVLTGNGIYDGIATGCIGLLLVSAAIILATEIKSLLIGEAALPEQVTAMHTALLSTPGVDRVIHLRTMHLGPDELLVAAKIAIDADDDGATIAATIDDAEARLRRALPTAKVVYLEPDIDRQPASAHAEPGLTT from the coding sequence ATGGCGGCGGAAGGCAGCACCAAGGCCGTGGTGACGGCGCTGGCGGCGAACCTGGGCATCGCGGTGAGCAAGTTCGTCGCCGCGGCGGTCACCGGGTCGGCGTCGATGCTCGCCGAGGGCGTGCACTCGGTCGCGGACTCGACCAACCAGGCGCTGCTGCTCATCGGCGGCAAACGTGCCCGCCGCGCCCCTTCGGCGCTGCACCCCTTCGGGTACGCCCGTGAGCGCTACATCTACGCGTTCCTCGTGGCGATCATCCTCTTCACCCTCGGCGGCCTCTACGCCCTCTACGAGAGCTACCTCAAGATCACCCACCCGCACGAGCTGACCTCGCCGCTGGTCGCCGTGGTCGTGCTGCTCGTCGCCATGGCCCTGGAGGGCTACGCCCTGCGCACCGCCGTCGGGCAGGCCAACCGCACCCGCGGCAGTCGCAGCTGGATCGCGTTCGTACGCCGCTCCCGCGCCCCCGAACTACCGGTGATCCTCCTCGAGGACGCCGGCGCGCTGATCGGCCTCGTCCTCGCGCTGCTCGGCGTCGGCCTGAGCGTGCTCACCGGCAACGGCATCTACGACGGCATCGCCACCGGCTGCATCGGCCTGCTCCTGGTCAGCGCCGCCATCATCCTGGCCACCGAGATCAAGAGCCTGCTCATCGGCGAGGCCGCTCTGCCGGAACAGGTCACGGCGATGCACACCGCTCTGCTGTCCACCCCCGGCGTCGACCGGGTCATCCACCTGCGCACCATGCACCTGGGCCCCGACGAACTCCTCGTCGCGGCGAAGATCGCCATCGACGCCGACGACGACGGTGCCACCATCGCCGCGACCATCGACGACGCCGAGGCCCGCCTGCGCCGCGCCCTGCCGACCGCCAAGGTCGTCTACCTCGAGCCCGACATCGACCGGCAGCCCGCTTCCGCCCATGCCGAACCCGGCCTGACGACCTGA
- a CDS encoding CsbD family protein, translated as MGGSTGIDDTIGNASEEAADKLKEGAGRATDDERLEAKGRSDQASANVKQAGEKIRDAFNS; from the coding sequence GTGGGAGGCTCCACGGGTATCGACGACACGATCGGCAACGCCTCCGAGGAGGCCGCCGACAAACTGAAGGAAGGCGCCGGCCGGGCCACCGACGACGAACGGCTCGAAGCCAAGGGCCGCAGCGATCAGGCCAGCGCCAACGTCAAGCAGGCCGGCGAGAAGATCAGGGATGCCTTCAACAGCTGA
- a CDS encoding alpha/beta fold hydrolase, whose amino-acid sequence MPRLTDQSLDLPSGRTHYRLDGPPGGPVVILIPGATLPMFVWDGLAEPLIDAGYRVVRYDLLGRGASASPRVTYGADLYHRQLAELLQRLAVARPVHLVALAFGTIIAADFADRHPERLASLTYIAPDGFGVHTTRFHRLMNLPGVGELLLHAAGTKILLSRLPRYSHRTDVIDALRDKFRPYASAPGFQRAVLSSIRRMPIQDATSLYARVSGRGIPTLVLWGREDRIAPLPEDTTLRKSLPGAEIQVLDQTGHLPHVEREIETAALLTNFLTQTTEHRS is encoded by the coding sequence ATGCCCAGACTGACCGACCAGTCCCTCGACCTGCCCAGCGGACGCACCCACTACCGCCTCGACGGCCCTCCCGGCGGACCCGTCGTCATCCTGATCCCCGGCGCCACCCTGCCAATGTTCGTCTGGGACGGACTCGCCGAACCGCTCATCGACGCCGGATACCGCGTGGTGCGCTACGACCTGCTCGGTCGGGGTGCCTCCGCGAGCCCGCGGGTGACCTACGGTGCGGACCTCTACCACCGCCAACTTGCCGAACTCCTTCAGCGGCTGGCCGTCGCGAGACCGGTCCACCTGGTGGCGCTGGCGTTCGGGACGATCATCGCAGCGGACTTCGCCGACCGGCATCCCGAACGACTCGCGAGCCTGACCTACATAGCCCCGGACGGTTTCGGCGTCCACACCACCCGGTTCCATCGCCTCATGAACCTTCCCGGCGTCGGCGAACTCCTGCTCCACGCCGCAGGCACCAAGATCCTGCTGTCCCGGCTGCCCCGCTACTCTCACCGCACCGACGTGATCGACGCGCTGCGGGACAAATTCCGGCCGTACGCGTCAGCACCGGGATTCCAACGGGCCGTGCTGTCGTCGATCCGCCGAATGCCCATCCAGGACGCGACATCGCTCTATGCCCGCGTCAGCGGCCGGGGCATCCCGACATTGGTGCTGTGGGGCCGCGAGGACCGCATCGCACCTCTGCCTGAAGACACCACTCTCAGGAAGAGTCTGCCGGGTGCCGAGATACAGGTTCTCGACCAGACCGGTCACCTGCCGCACGTCGAGCGCGAGATTGAGACGGCAGCCCTGTTGACCAACTTCCTGACCCAAACCACCGAACACAGATCTTGA
- a CDS encoding MarR family winged helix-turn-helix transcriptional regulator gives MLIDERDIALFFLGWRGFVDTADTALAEHGLGRVDHRILYVVVRQPGITVSELAGALGISRQALHRPLSGLLRRGYVTRSASARSGRERALSATAAGASVERAATAPQLTQLEQVAAIAGPAALAGWRAVMRSLAGSTLAASPPSTRHLIES, from the coding sequence ATGTTGATTGACGAGCGCGACATCGCTTTGTTCTTCCTGGGCTGGCGCGGCTTCGTCGACACCGCGGACACGGCCCTCGCCGAGCACGGGCTCGGGCGGGTGGACCACCGCATTCTGTACGTCGTTGTCCGGCAGCCCGGCATCACCGTCAGCGAACTCGCTGGCGCGCTCGGCATCAGCCGGCAGGCCCTGCATCGCCCGTTGTCCGGCCTGCTCCGTCGCGGATACGTCACCCGGTCAGCGTCTGCGAGAAGCGGCCGTGAGCGGGCGTTGTCGGCCACTGCGGCGGGTGCGTCCGTCGAACGTGCGGCAACCGCCCCCCAGCTGACACAACTCGAGCAGGTCGCGGCCATCGCCGGCCCTGCCGCTCTCGCCGGCTGGCGTGCGGTGATGCGCAGCCTCGCCGGATCCACTCTCGCAGCCTCCCCACCCAGCACGCGCCACCTCATCGAAAGCTGA
- a CDS encoding MFS transporter, which produces MSTAAPGTADMAITTKIDPRALVRASGGPRYAVALAVDALGTGLLRPFLLLYGVTVLRLSASTTGITMTVGAIMALVCMPAVGRWLDRGARSTVVAASMLVRVLGVALLLATPTGNVWLFATAALFLGIGNQAWPAAHAALVATVAQGRERDAALAGGRALRNAGLGVGGLLATACLAGGTTALQALAAVTGLAYLAAAALARSVHVHAHPAVTPGRDGADGPAPRMRALLIANVVYVFCLNVPEVALPLVLVTQLHASPVWAAAIFVANTVLVVTLQVPVTVLMSRFSRRSVLILAGVVLTASYLGFLAATSPGHGWSAPAVTTVSVVCTIGEIIYAGSATALVTALTPAHVLGRALAHFQLSTGIGLAVSPAVITALASRGPAVLWGSLAAATLLSASAVATEKEQELRLSGRCRRARADS; this is translated from the coding sequence ATGTCGACGGCGGCGCCCGGCACCGCTGACATGGCAATCACCACCAAGATCGATCCCCGCGCCCTCGTCCGCGCCTCCGGTGGCCCCCGCTATGCCGTCGCCCTGGCCGTGGATGCGCTCGGCACCGGGCTGCTGCGGCCCTTCCTGCTGCTCTACGGGGTGACGGTGCTGAGGCTGTCCGCGTCGACCACCGGCATCACCATGACCGTCGGCGCCATCATGGCTCTGGTGTGCATGCCGGCAGTCGGCCGATGGCTCGATCGGGGCGCACGCAGCACGGTCGTAGCAGCGTCAATGCTGGTGCGGGTGTTGGGCGTGGCGCTGCTGCTGGCCACCCCGACGGGAAACGTGTGGCTGTTCGCGACGGCGGCACTCTTCCTCGGCATCGGCAACCAGGCATGGCCGGCCGCCCACGCAGCCCTCGTGGCCACGGTCGCTCAAGGCCGCGAACGCGACGCCGCTCTCGCGGGAGGCCGCGCCCTGCGTAACGCCGGCCTGGGTGTGGGCGGCCTCCTCGCTACCGCATGCCTGGCGGGCGGCACCACCGCATTGCAGGCCCTGGCAGCCGTTACCGGACTCGCCTATCTCGCTGCGGCGGCCTTGGCCCGGTCGGTCCACGTGCACGCTCATCCAGCCGTTACTCCGGGCAGGGACGGGGCCGACGGGCCCGCACCCCGGATGCGCGCGCTGCTGATCGCCAACGTCGTCTACGTCTTCTGCCTCAACGTCCCCGAAGTCGCGCTCCCCCTGGTACTGGTAACTCAGTTGCACGCATCCCCAGTGTGGGCGGCGGCCATCTTCGTGGCGAACACCGTGCTGGTGGTCACCCTGCAGGTTCCGGTCACCGTCCTGATGTCCCGCTTCTCCCGGCGGAGCGTGCTCATTCTCGCCGGCGTGGTGCTCACCGCGTCCTACCTCGGCTTTCTCGCGGCCACCTCACCGGGACACGGCTGGAGCGCCCCGGCCGTCACCACGGTGTCCGTGGTCTGCACCATCGGCGAGATCATCTATGCCGGCAGCGCCACCGCGCTCGTCACCGCCCTCACCCCCGCCCACGTCCTGGGGCGCGCCCTCGCCCACTTCCAACTCTCCACGGGCATCGGCCTCGCCGTCTCCCCGGCGGTCATCACCGCTCTCGCCTCCCGCGGACCGGCTGTCCTCTGGGGCAGCCTCGCCGCTGCGACGCTTCTCTCCGCCTCCGCCGTTGCCACCGAGAAGGAGCAGGAATTGCGGCTCAGTGGTCGCTGCCGTCGGGCGCGAGCAGACTCGTGA
- a CDS encoding SDR family oxidoreductase: MSENLRGKRILVVGGARGIGAEIVRRTGQAGADVVVAARSGLEVKIDVADETTIAWAAESLDAFDHVISTASAHHDVPVPDLEHGKVQAAFSAKVIGPLLLAKHFAPRMPADGSFLFFSGIVGWQPKPGTVVKGTANAALAALVTHLAVELAPLRVNAIAPGLTDSGTWNRLPDERRRALYDSAAAASLAGRVGTLEDVTDAALWLLGAGWVTGETVHVDGGARHR, from the coding sequence ATGAGCGAGAACCTGAGAGGCAAGCGGATCCTGGTCGTCGGCGGGGCCCGCGGTATCGGCGCTGAGATCGTCCGACGCACCGGGCAGGCCGGCGCGGATGTCGTCGTCGCCGCACGGTCTGGACTCGAGGTCAAGATCGACGTCGCCGACGAGACCACCATCGCGTGGGCTGCAGAGTCGCTCGACGCCTTCGACCACGTGATCTCCACCGCGTCGGCCCACCATGACGTACCGGTGCCCGACCTGGAACACGGCAAGGTCCAGGCCGCTTTCTCCGCCAAGGTCATCGGCCCACTGCTGCTGGCCAAGCACTTCGCCCCACGGATGCCGGCCGACGGATCGTTCCTGTTCTTCTCCGGCATCGTGGGCTGGCAGCCGAAGCCCGGCACCGTCGTCAAAGGCACCGCGAATGCCGCCCTGGCCGCGCTGGTCACCCACCTGGCCGTCGAACTCGCACCGTTGCGTGTCAACGCCATCGCCCCCGGTCTCACCGACTCCGGCACCTGGAATCGACTTCCGGACGAGCGTCGCCGCGCCTTGTACGACAGTGCCGCCGCAGCCTCCCTCGCCGGCCGGGTCGGTACGCTCGAGGACGTCACCGACGCCGCCCTGTGGCTCCTGGGTGCGGGCTGGGTGACGGGCGAGACGGTCCATGTCGACGGCGGCGCCCGGCACCGCTGA
- a CDS encoding winged helix-turn-helix transcriptional regulator — MSKAYNVMAATCPSRTVLHRIGARWTVFAVNALEGGPMRFTELKAHICGITPKALTETLRAMEADGLLARTDLGGNPPHVEYALTELGRSLLVPLRAVRQWAEMHVPDILTARERAGIRHPG; from the coding sequence ATGAGCAAGGCGTACAACGTCATGGCGGCGACGTGCCCGAGTCGCACTGTGCTGCACCGGATCGGGGCGCGTTGGACGGTGTTCGCCGTCAACGCACTGGAGGGCGGACCGATGCGCTTCACCGAGCTCAAAGCGCACATTTGCGGAATCACCCCGAAGGCCCTCACCGAGACGCTGCGCGCCATGGAGGCGGACGGTCTGCTCGCCCGTACCGACCTGGGCGGCAACCCACCCCACGTCGAATACGCCCTGACCGAGCTCGGCCGTTCCCTGCTGGTTCCGCTGCGTGCCGTGCGGCAGTGGGCCGAGATGCATGTCCCCGACATCCTCACCGCGCGCGAACGAGCCGGCATCCGGCACCCGGGGTGA